The sequence below is a genomic window from Salarchaeum japonicum.
ACTTTGTCTCCAAGACATCAACTCGTCACACCGCCAGTCAGCGTCTCTACCCAATATTATGTCTCAAGGCCGACTCCGCGGGCACGACGTACGAACCACGATTTCAAGGATTCCGGTCGAGTACAGGCATATCGCCGGTTTCACGCTACTAGTGACGTATATCGTGATGCTTCTCGGAGCCTACACCAGTGCAATCGGTGCTGGACTTTCCTGTCCCGATTGGCCGACCTGCTACGGGACGTGGGTTCCCTTCCTTCAACCCGAGATCATTGCTAACTCGCCATACTCTGCACTCCAAATCTTCGCAGAGTGGGCTCACCGTGGACTGGCGATGATGGCCGGGGTTCTGATCGTCGGCACAACCCTTGGAGCGTGGGTGACACACCGGAATACCCCGATTGTCAAATGGTCGGCCACGGCCGCTCTCGCCCTTCTTCCGTTACAGGTTATCCTCGGAGGATTGACCGTCACGGAAGATCTCCAGCCGATCATCGTGACGACCCACCTCGGCGTGGCAATCCTCATTCTCCTCTGTCTCCTGACGACCTTCCTCGTCGCATATCTCCGCCGCTAATGACACCTTGCGTATAAACCAATGCCACAGATACCGACGATTCAGCTCACTACGAGAGAACAGCACGGAGCCTATGAAATCTGCCACCAAGAGTAGTGATCACGAATGACTGCCCATACCTTCCCGATCTGTACAGATCAATTCGAAACAGCGGGAGCAGCGCGTGACCACACATGGAACGCTCATAGCGCCTGCCATTATTGTGGCGAACAACTCGGTGACGAGACTGACGAGGAGCTCTACAGACACTGGCTCGCCGTGCATCCCGACGACCTCTCACGTGTGGACTACAAACGGGCGGATACAGCCGTTGATTCACTCACGTTCTCAGAGCGGCTCTCTGAGGACGGTGTCGGAGCTGCTGTCGGAGGACTGACCCGCCGACAACTTCTCCTCCCCGGTGGTAGTGCCGCCACTGCCGGTCTCGTGATCGGCGTCACCGCTCTCTCTAACAATACGAGTACTGAGCCGGATGACGGCGCGAATGCTGGAGGTGATGCGGGTGCCGTCACCACTGCCCCGATTCCCGAACCGCCAGCATCGACCTATCGAAGCCAGTTTGTAGGGTGGAACCCTACGCTCACATCTGATTAATGTCGTCGATATCTCGTTTCCGGTCTGTCGCCTCGGCGATTGGTCTCACGTATGGATCATACGTCGCGGGGGCTATCGTCATCCTTGCCGTCGCGACGGTCGTCGGGTTGTTCGGAGTCGACCTCGCGTCGCGCCCAGCCCTCAGACTGGTTGTGAGTACGTTCCTCCTCCAAGGAGTGACGTTTGGGGGCATCGCCATCCTCTATCTCAAAGGCCGTGATCTCGGATTTGGGTTCGTTCCAGTTCGTCTACCTGACAAGCGTGATGGGGCGGTGATTGTCGGGGGGAGTATAGCGATCCTGGGGTTGCTCTTTGTGGCGTCCTCAGTAATCACGGCCCTCGGTCTGAACTCGGCTCAGAATCAGATCGTCGAGGTCGGGCGACAAAATCCGAGTGTCTTCCTTCTTCTGATCCCCCTCCAATTCCTGTTGGTCGGCCCGGGAGAAGAGCTGTTGTTCCGGGGCCTCGTCCAGGGCACCCTCCGTGAAAGTCTCCATCCGGCCCGTGCAATCGTCCTCGCAAGCGCTCTGTTCGCATCGATCCATCTCTTCTCGTTGTCAGGGGAAGGCAAACTGGTGTACATCGGTATCGCATTCGTCCTAGCCTTAGTACTGGGAGCAGCGTACGAGTATACGGACAACCTCACAGTGCCGGCTGTGATTCACGGGACGTATAATGCGGTGCAGTTCGCAGGAGTCTATCTGTCGTCCACTGGCGGGCTCTAACAATCTGATCGCTTTCTAGGCCCAATTTCGGACTCCTGACAGCGAACAAGTCTAGGTGAAAAGCCCCCATCTCCATTCGCCTTGTGCCGAACATATCCACGCGCTGTCCCGTGAATTGGGACACCGCAGTCGCCCTATGTTTAGGCCAACCAAAATGCCGAGTGTATCATGACAACACGTTTCGGCGCACCCGGAACCGGACTGTCCCGGCGTGAGTTTCTCGCGGCAACTGGCGCGACCGGTATCGCTTCGTTAGCAGGCTGTTCTGCGGGCGGAGCCAACGAGCCAGCAGCAACGAGCGATACGCCCACGCAGGCACAAACTGACTCGCCTGATCTCCCCTACACCAGCCCTCCAACAGTCGTCAACGTCGACGAGCAGGGCGGCGAAGTGACGATGCGGACTCAGCAGGCCCGCCACGCCGTCCACCCGCTCGATACGATGGGTGGGTCCGTCGAATTCCCACGCGTCTGGGCGTTCCAGGCCGACGACAACGACCCTAGCGTCCCCGGCCCAATTCTCAGAACGACCGAGGGTAACGCGATGGAAGTGACACTCGACAACACCGATGGCCGACGTCCCCACACGATTCACTTCCACGGGGTTCGCAAGACGTGGGAGAACGATGGCGTCCCGACGACGACCGGCATTCAGGTCCCGCCAGGGGAGAGTCACACCTACGAGATTCCCGCGAACGTCCCTGGGACGCATTTCTACCATTGTCACTTCCAGACCCACCGGCATATCGACATGGGCATGTACGGGATCTACCGAGTCGATCCCGAAGGCTACGAACCGGCGGACCGCGAATACTTCATGACGATCAAGGACTGGGATTCGCGGGTTCCACGGAAGTGGGCCGGAGAGGCGGACTTCACCTACAATTCGGCCAGTCGCAATCCAGACGTGTTTACCGTCAACGGGAAGAGCGCACCCCGAACGCTGCACCCCGAAGAAGGGTCACCGATCATCGTCGACGAGGGCGACTCAGTTCGTATCCACCTCGTCAACGGTGGGTACATGTCGCACCCGATGCATATCCATAACCACCGCTTCCAGCGTGTTGAAAAGGATGGCGGGACGATTCCGGAGGCTGCCCGCCACGACATGGACGTCACGAACGTTGCCCCTGCTGAACGACACACGATCGAATTTACTGCCGATGCAGACCCCGGCATCTACCTGATGCACTGCCATAAGGTCAATCACGTGATGAACGGCACGTTCTATCCCGGCGGGATGCTCACCGGCGTGGTCTATCGGTCCGTCATGGATACGGAAATCTTCAACCAGCTCATGGAGTACGCCGGCTACTCCACGTAGAGGCGCTCTACATGACGACCAGAACTGGATCTAACTGAAACATAGTGGTTGACCGGCTCTGGTAGACTCCTGGTGGTTCGACATCGTCCCGCTGAAACAGCCGTCGCTCGGACTCCGAATCGGTCATCGAAACGAATCGGAATCGACACCGCTAGGAGCTTGCGTGGACCGCAACCCGGCGGATTCCGGCTACCGGATCGGGCTGTTACGGACTGGCACGGAACTCGCCGTGTTTCATCCCGAAGAAGAACGCGATGACCGAGAAGACAATCATCGAGGGCAGAACCATCATGAAGACTGTCGAGGAGGTCATCACGGTCGTGAGCGCAATCGCTGCGACGGCGACAATTACGACGAGAGGAGCCACCGAGCGCACGAAGTCGAATTCCATATGTACTGTTGTGACCGGATAGACAAAACCGTTAACAAAGTAGATTTACTGGAAACCGGCAGTAATCGGGTGCCACATAGATTCCTGTAGGTCCGAAGCAGAGTCAATGTCGGCCATATGGTGTACAAGCGATTCCAGAGCGCACAGCTCGCAGTATACGCGGCCGCCTACCCGGAGAACGAGCTGTACGAGACGCTGCCTTGATCGACGATGGTCTGGCTTTCGGGAACGTCTCCGTCCGGCGGCATACTCCCCTCCGCGGGACCGCCGGGTTCGCCGACGACGATCCGGCCGACCATCCCCAGGGTCTTGTGCGGGATACAGAAGTAATCATACGTCCCTGTGGTCTCGAACGTGTGCTCGTACGTTGCGCCCTGTTCACTCAGCGTTTCGCTATTGAACGTTTCTGCGCTTTCGGGAATCCGATTTACCGAGGCTGAACTCGTTCCTTCTTTGTAGGCGGTTGCCGAGTGGCTCCCACTCTGGATTTCGAATGTCACAGTTTCCCCAGATTCGATGAACAGACCGATGGGATCGAAATAATACTCGCTCCCTTCGGTGACCATCATAACAGTATTCGAGCCTCCAGACCCACCAGCGGTCTCCTGCGGTTCAGTCGTGGTCGGCTCACCGCCACCATCTCCATTCCCCGAACTACTGCAGCCGGCAAGACCAGTTACGCCACCTGTCGCGAGAAGTCCAGTCGTCTTGAGAATCTGTCGACGCTCCATACCACAGTATCAAAGACCCCAGCATAAGGGAAAAGGGCGGATTCCCAGTAAGTAGGACACCGGTCGTATTTCAAGTACTGAGGCCCCAAGTTAGAAATGCTCCGTTGGTGTAGCTCGGCCAATCATCTCGGTATCTCACGCCGAGGACTGAGGTTCAAATCCTCGACGGAGCATCCCTGATCCGTTTCAATGCTCTACTCATAATCCTCACAGATGACTACCGCACAACAAGGGTTCGAGAAGTATATTTTGAGCCGATATACTTCCGTAGAGATCAGTACACTCACTAGCCCGTGTCTATTTGTTCTTGCCGCCGCCACGGTCGTATATAGCTGGCCACCGGCTGTACTCGGATGGTTTGTATCCGGCTTACTCGGACTTCTTGTCGCAGTAGCTTCCGGCCGGACATCAGCGGTCAAGCTCAGTCTCATCAAGTGGCCCCAGCCTGAGTCGAAAAGCGATTTAGCGGTGAATGCGATTGCATACAACGGCGTCTTGATTATTGGAACCGTACTTGGACAGATCGTGTGGACGGCATCGAATAGTCTCCTACTCGCTGCAGGAGTTGGGGCCGTTCTTCCGGTCTGGTTCCTCAAGCACATACAGTTCCTCGTGTTTCTGGACGTCGAGTGAATTCACCGTGCCGGTCATACTTTCGGAGGAGGATATTTCCACACACAGCATGAGCCAACGACAGTCAAATCCAGGCTATCAGGGGTGAATCAGTCAGGTAGAAGTGGCTCCCTGTCCAAGACAGAATAATGTCACCAGAAGAGCGTCAACCACGTGGGGACCCCTCCCGTGGACAGACCTCTCGAATCGGATCTATTCGGCCTCTCTCTGTACTTCTCGCCGCGATTGGTACGCTCACTCAGGTTCCCGTCGCGTCTGCCCACGGTACAACCGGAAGCGGTGGACTCTCGCAAGGACACGGTGTAATTATTGCTTTCGTTGGTGCCGTTATTCTCGGTGGATTCATCCTTCTCAAACGGACAGATCGGATCACGGCGACAACCGCTCTGTACGGCGTGTTCGCCGGTATCGCTATCACTGCACTCGGAGCCGTACTCTTCGAAGGGCTCTCCCCAGATCCGACATATACTGCGAGTTCGATGCCGTTCCCCCGAGCGTGGTATCAGCCACTGGCCCTGCTGAGTGGTTTGGGCATCATGGTCGCGAGCTTCGTCGTCGGGTGGCTCCGCTGGCCATCCCGACCACGGTACACGTTCCTCGGCATCCTCATGGGATTGTGGATCTCGTACCCCTACCTCCTTCCAGAACTGGCAAGCGATACGCATCCACTCGGGTACGCAATCGTCCTCGGCACGCCAATCCTGGTCGGTTATGTCGTCTGGAAGGACGCAGGGAGTGTCATTCGCGCAGTCATGCGTGATCCGGTTGCGCGTCGCTTCGGCATCGGCGTCGGTGTCGTATTAGCCCTCTTTTTCGTCTCGATAACGGGGTACCTCTCGTTGTTCCCCGAGGAAGGCTTCCCTGAGGAAGTGACGGTCGTCGTTCTGCCCGCAATCTATCAGCTGGTATCGTGGCCGACGCTCGAAATCGCGATTCCGCATCTTCCGTTCATACATATCCCGTTCTTCCTGGCCGTGTCGCCCGGTCAGGTCATCGTCGTCGGGATGCTGAGCGCACTCATCGGGTTAAACGCCGCTCTCATCGCCCGTCACTGGCGCGTCGAGGAACGAGCCGGCATGACCGAAGGGACCGCCGGAAGTGCTGCAATCGTCGGGACGTGTACCTGTGGGTGCTGCGGGCCACTCGTCGCGAAGATCGCGGTACTTGCTGCCGGGCCATCGATTGCCGCCCCCCTCTACTGGGTGTTCGTCGATTCGGCCTCGCCGCTCAGTGCAGTATTCATCGTAGGAAGCTTCGTCCTCTTCACTGGGAGCCTGATCTACTCGGTCCAAGCAGCCCGACAGCCCGATCAATCGGCCGCCATCATCCCCGCCGACTGAGATGACGGATCTGCCGTGAGAACACGGTCCTTAGGGTGGACGAATATCTCAAGATATGAAGAGGAAACGTCGACAGTACGTGTTTTTGGGACTGGCAGCAGTATTAATCGTTGTCGGCACCCTCGCGACCGGCTTCCTCCCGTCGACGCCGTTCTACCAAGTCCTCTCCGGAGGCATCATCGTTGCGGGCTTTGCGGTCGGGTACGCGGGCCTCAGTGCCTTCGAATTGCTCGACTGAAGCGATAGGACCCGTCTTCACCCGGTTACAGCAGGTATCTGCCGATTCGCGGAGTGGGAGCCGCTACTCGTGAAGTAGGTCTCGAAACGAATTCGCTGCGAGGAGACCGCCGGTCGCCACGACCGCACCCATCGCGAACACCGGATTCAGCAACCCCGTCGCTGCGAGTGGCATCGTGACCCCATTGTAGAGCAGCGCTAGCCCGTTGTTCTGTTTGACACGCCGACGAGCTGCATCTGCGAGATCGAACGTCGTCTCCACCGCCGCGAGGTCATCATCGACGATAGAAATATCCGCGGCATCGGACGCGAGTGCCGTCCCACCACCGAGGGAGATTCCCAAGTCTGCTGTCGCTAGGGCCGGGGCATCGTTCGTCCCATCACCGACCATCGTAACCTGCCCACGGGACTGTAACCGCCGGATCGTCGTGGTCTTGCCTGCCGGCGGGACCCCCGCAAACACGTGATCGACGGCAGGATGACTGTCGAGAAAATCAGTGGCAGCCTCGTCATCACCGGTCAGAACGACGATCTCGAGATCACGGTCACTCAGTTGCGTGAGTGTGTCATCCCAGCCCGCCCGTGGTTCGTCGCCCACGACGATGATGCCCTCTGCACGACCGTCTCGACCGACGACGACCGGAAGGTGACCGGCCGTTCGTGCCTCTGCGGCACGCGTCTCGATCCGCTCGCTCACCGACCACCCCAGTTCCGCGAAGAGATCGAGATTCCCGACGAGAACGCGCGTGTCCTCGACGACTCCTTCGACGCCGGTCGCGTGGCTCGTGAATTCAGTGATGTCCGCTGCGTGCTCGTGGTCACTGCCATCGGCAACCCCCCCATCGGCTCTCGAGCGATCGCCCTCCTGATTCCTTTGTGCAAACGTATTCACGATTGCGTCGGCCGCTGGGTGGGATGCTCGCTGTTCGAGGGCCGCGACGATTGCAAGCAGATCCGACGGTGCATCCGCCTCGAGGACATCCATCTGGCCGGTCGTGAGAGTCCCCGTTTTGTCGAAGACGACGACGTCGACGTCCCGAAGGCGCTCGAAGACGGTCTCGTCGAAGATGACGATGCCCCGCTCTACCGCTTGTTCGATACTGGTTGCCACCGAGAGCGGGGTTGCCAGGCCAAGTGCCCACGGGCATCCAACCAAGAGAACCACCAGCGCCGTCAGGACGGCGACGGGAATGCCAGTCCCAACAAGAAGCGATCCCAATCCAGCGAGTACCGCCCCACCGACGACGACCGGAATGATGGCTGACGCGAGCCTATCGGCCTGCCGCTGGACGCCGTGATCCCCACTCTGGAGATTCCAGACAGAGGTGATGAGGCGATCGATACTACTGGTTGTCTCATCGCTCACCGTGAGGACAGCAGCCCCATTTGTGACGACCGCCCCGCCGACGACCTCGTCCCCAGCTTGTTTCGATACCGGGAGCGACTCGCCCGTCACGATCGCTTCATCGACCGTGCACTCACCCTCAGCGAGAACACCATCGACTGGGATGCGTTCGCCCTCACGGACGAGAACCCGTTCCCCGGGTTCCAGACCGTGTACGTCGACCATCGTCGTCGTCCCATCGGCGCCATACCGCCTGGCTTCGGTGACGTGGGAGATAGTGAGATTAGTCAGGCGATCCATCGCTCGCTGCTTGCTCAGTGATTCGTAGAAGATGGCAGCCACCACACTCGCGGCAACCACAATCGTGAGGTCGTAGAACACATCGATCCGACCGAGGAGAAAGGCGATCGTACTGTACACGTAGGCACTCACGATGGTAAGTGCGACGAGCAGGTCCGTGTTCGGCTGTCGCATCTTCAGACTGACATATGCACCCTGTAACAGCGGCAGGCCGGTAAACACGAGGACGACACCCGTCAGAACGAGAAAGAGCGGCAGGATCAACAGGCCATCTCCACCGCCGATCCCGGACGCACTCGCGAACATATCGAGCGTCCCGTCACCAAAGAACGACGAGAGCTGCGCCGGATAGAGGAGGACCGCATACGGGAGGAGCATGAACGTCCCGAAAATGACGCCAACAGCGTAACGGAATCCCAGCACCTCGTCAATCCCTCGTTCATTCGGCTCGTCCGACCGGCGCGACTGCCCGATTATAGTCGGTGCGTCATCGCTCCCTCCAGCACGGAGGGTTGCCGAATAGCCGAGTGTACTCAGGGTATCACAGAGAGTGCCCTTCGAGACGCGGTCAGGGTCGTATGTGATTCGGATCGTCTCGGTGACGTAACTCGCCGCGGCGTCAGTGACGCCCTCGCAGCCTTCAGCAATCGATTCCAGAAACGCTTCACACGTCGCACAGTGCATTCCGTCGATCTGGAAGAAGGCTCGTTCCTCAGTCCCCGTTGGACGCGGATCTGCCTCGCGTTCGCCCGCTTTAGTTCCGGATTCATGTATAGTGCCATCTGTCGAGGCCATCTGACTGTGAACCCCATCACCACCGAGCACTCGATGGACGTTTCGGCATCCAACACAGCAAAAGTCGATGTCATCCTCACCCACGACTTGATCGTCAGTGACAGCCCTACCACAAAGCGCGCACGGGGGAGATAGTGATTGAGATGAAGACACAATTGATTACCACCTGCTGACAGCGCGCCGAGTACAGCCACGGAACCTCAAGGGCGACCTCGTCCGAAGGGCCATTACCGGTGATACAGATGCCTCGATATTAAACGCTGTTCGGTGACGAGCATACCAGTAGATACCCTTGGTCCGAATCTCCGCCTTTGAGTACCAGAGAGAACATATGCTACCCCTCAAAAATAAGCAACAGACGGATGCACGATCTAACTGGGTTCCAGCGGGACATCTTGTACGTGATCGCCGGGCTCGAGGAACCACACGGGCTCGCAGTAAAGGCCGAACTCGACGACTACTACGAACAAGAGATCAATCATGGACGGCTCTATCCAAACCTCGACGACCTCGTCGGCAAAGGCCTCCTGGAGAAAGGTGAACTCGACAAACGGACGAACGTGTACACGGTCACGCAACGCGGAGTGCGGGAGATCGAGGCGCGACGTGAGTGGGAAAGCCAGTATTTAGAAGACGTGAACGTCTCCACCCAGTCGTAGAATCAACATACAGGCGGGACTGCTTTACCTACTTCCGACGAATACACAGTGAGATGACTCGGCTCGTCTTCTATCACCACCCCCAGGCCGAGAATTTCTCACTCAAATATAGCTCGGCATCGGTAGCAGAAATCCGGTCTCAGCGAGAGCAATCCGATGAGTCGACAAAACTCATCGGATACCCCTTCGAAACACCGGTCTATGTGCTCTACGAAGGCGATTCAGAGATCGAATCAGCCCAAGATATTGACTTCGATCAGGAATGGCTGAGCGACCGTATTCGTGACCTCCCCCGTCCTGGGCAAGTTGTCGCTTTCCGGTTAGTAGAGTTGCTCGAAGCCGCGGTCGATGTTCGCGATGAGGATGAGTTCCGGCTCTACAAGGAGTTCGAACCACAAAAGATCCAGCAGGCACTCGATCACGTCTCCTGGGGAGCACCACTTCCGACCGTCGCTGGAGAGGTGATGTCGAATTTGATCCTCCGACATTCCCTCCCGAATGCGAATCATCGAACTGGCATCGCGATGCTGCAGTTCTGTATTGAGAGTGTGGAGCCGGATTTTGAGATGCCACGAACGCACGTCGACGACGATACCTGGCGAGAGTGGGTTGATCCTTATATTGTTGATTCTAAGCGGCTCATCACGGTCCGCCGGAACAACCTCCGTTTCAAGCAACTCGAAGAGCTGAACGTCGACCTCGTCGAACGGAAAGACGGAATCCAAATCCGATTAGCCGAGTTCGAGCTGGATATGCACTGGCGAGAAGCCCTCTCAGAGTACGCTGAGCAGCACGAATCCCACTGTACGGACTTTGCACAGTCAGTTCTCGAACGAGCAGAGCGGGACGATCTGCTCGACCGTCAAGGACCAACGAAACAAGAGTTCATAGCGTAACAGCGGGGAAACCCACCCCTTCAGGGGTGGGACGAAGCGCGTACACTCCGTGCGACAACCCACCGACGACGACGGGGTCGACCCCCAATACTTTTGAACCACCAAAACTACATATGATGTATGGAGAAGCGGCGTACTGTCCCGGTCAAGCTTGACGTGGACAGTGACGACGCCGCACTCCTCGAAGACACCGTCGACGAGTTTCTCTGGGCCGCCAACTACGTCACACGCCACGCGTTCGAGGGCGAATACGTCACGACGAGCAAAACCACGCTCCACGACGACACCTACGAAGACGTGCGCGACGAAACGGCGTTGCACAGCAATCACGTCCAAGCCGCCCGAAACAAGGCTGCTGACGCCTGCAAGAGCGTGGTCGAGAAGTGGAAAAACGGCAAGAAAGCGTCGAGGCCGTATTTCACCAGCCCCCATCTCGTCTACGACCATCGCACCGCCACCTTCCACGACGAGTCCGTGTCGCTGGCGACTGTTGACGGTCGCATCGAAGCCGACTACGTGCTCCCCGACAACGAGCGAGAGACGCCCCACGCGGAATACATCTTCTCGGACGAGTACGAAACCACGGGAGCCGAACTGCACTACTCGAACGGCAGCTGGATGCTTCACATCCACTGCAAAATGGAGGTGGAGTCCGACACGCCGGAACAGGATGCCACCGAGAACAGAACGGTTCTCGGGGTAGACCTCGGCGTGAACAATCTGGCCGTCGCCTCGACGGGCACGTTCTGGACTGGTGATGAGTTCGACCACTGGCGGCGCGAATACGAGAACCGCCGTGGCGATCTCCAGCAGTGCGGGACGCGATGGGCGCATGAGAACATCCAATCCGTTGGACGGAAAGAGAAAGGCCGATTCAAGATCACGCTCCACCGTATATCGAACGAGTTGGTAGCTGAAGCCCGCGAGTACGAGTGTTCGGTGATAGCGTTCGAAGACCTGACGGACATCCGTGACCGCACTGGGGCGTCGTG
It includes:
- a CDS encoding COX15/CtaA family protein, which produces MSQGRLRGHDVRTTISRIPVEYRHIAGFTLLVTYIVMLLGAYTSAIGAGLSCPDWPTCYGTWVPFLQPEIIANSPYSALQIFAEWAHRGLAMMAGVLIVGTTLGAWVTHRNTPIVKWSATAALALLPLQVILGGLTVTEDLQPIIVTTHLGVAILILLCLLTTFLVAYLRR
- a CDS encoding CPBP family intramembrane glutamic endopeptidase; translation: MSSISRFRSVASAIGLTYGSYVAGAIVILAVATVVGLFGVDLASRPALRLVVSTFLLQGVTFGGIAILYLKGRDLGFGFVPVRLPDKRDGAVIVGGSIAILGLLFVASSVITALGLNSAQNQIVEVGRQNPSVFLLLIPLQFLLVGPGEELLFRGLVQGTLRESLHPARAIVLASALFASIHLFSLSGEGKLVYIGIAFVLALVLGAAYEYTDNLTVPAVIHGTYNAVQFAGVYLSSTGGL
- a CDS encoding multicopper oxidase domain-containing protein — encoded protein: MTTRFGAPGTGLSRREFLAATGATGIASLAGCSAGGANEPAATSDTPTQAQTDSPDLPYTSPPTVVNVDEQGGEVTMRTQQARHAVHPLDTMGGSVEFPRVWAFQADDNDPSVPGPILRTTEGNAMEVTLDNTDGRRPHTIHFHGVRKTWENDGVPTTTGIQVPPGESHTYEIPANVPGTHFYHCHFQTHRHIDMGMYGIYRVDPEGYEPADREYFMTIKDWDSRVPRKWAGEADFTYNSASRNPDVFTVNGKSAPRTLHPEEGSPIIVDEGDSVRIHLVNGGYMSHPMHIHNHRFQRVEKDGGTIPEAARHDMDVTNVAPAERHTIEFTADADPGIYLMHCHKVNHVMNGTFYPGGMLTGVVYRSVMDTEIFNQLMEYAGYST
- a CDS encoding DUF7333 family protein — encoded protein: MEFDFVRSVAPLVVIVAVAAIALTTVMTSSTVFMMVLPSMIVFSVIAFFFGMKHGEFRASP
- a CDS encoding plastocyanin/azurin family copper-binding protein translates to MERRQILKTTGLLATGGVTGLAGCSSSGNGDGGGEPTTTEPQETAGGSGGSNTVMMVTEGSEYYFDPIGLFIESGETVTFEIQSGSHSATAYKEGTSSASVNRIPESAETFNSETLSEQGATYEHTFETTGTYDYFCIPHKTLGMVGRIVVGEPGGPAEGSMPPDGDVPESQTIVDQGSVSYSSFSG
- a CDS encoding heavy metal translocating P-type ATPase, which produces MASTDGTIHESGTKAGEREADPRPTGTEERAFFQIDGMHCATCEAFLESIAEGCEGVTDAAASYVTETIRITYDPDRVSKGTLCDTLSTLGYSATLRAGGSDDAPTIIGQSRRSDEPNERGIDEVLGFRYAVGVIFGTFMLLPYAVLLYPAQLSSFFGDGTLDMFASASGIGGGDGLLILPLFLVLTGVVLVFTGLPLLQGAYVSLKMRQPNTDLLVALTIVSAYVYSTIAFLLGRIDVFYDLTIVVAASVVAAIFYESLSKQRAMDRLTNLTISHVTEARRYGADGTTTMVDVHGLEPGERVLVREGERIPVDGVLAEGECTVDEAIVTGESLPVSKQAGDEVVGGAVVTNGAAVLTVSDETTSSIDRLITSVWNLQSGDHGVQRQADRLASAIIPVVVGGAVLAGLGSLLVGTGIPVAVLTALVVLLVGCPWALGLATPLSVATSIEQAVERGIVIFDETVFERLRDVDVVVFDKTGTLTTGQMDVLEADAPSDLLAIVAALEQRASHPAADAIVNTFAQRNQEGDRSRADGGVADGSDHEHAADITEFTSHATGVEGVVEDTRVLVGNLDLFAELGWSVSERIETRAAEARTAGHLPVVVGRDGRAEGIIVVGDEPRAGWDDTLTQLSDRDLEIVVLTGDDEAATDFLDSHPAVDHVFAGVPPAGKTTTIRRLQSRGQVTMVGDGTNDAPALATADLGISLGGGTALASDAADISIVDDDLAAVETTFDLADAARRRVKQNNGLALLYNGVTMPLAATGLLNPVFAMGAVVATGGLLAANSFRDLLHE
- a CDS encoding PadR family transcriptional regulator; translation: MHDLTGFQRDILYVIAGLEEPHGLAVKAELDDYYEQEINHGRLYPNLDDLVGKGLLEKGELDKRTNVYTVTQRGVREIEARREWESQYLEDVNVSTQS